From Saprospiraceae bacterium, one genomic window encodes:
- a CDS encoding DUF4230 domain-containing protein codes for MRNLLCALLCMICLLIGYQLGKYLHSDQQHKTQDSTTILHSIKDVLKIATVEAEISELITQKSYTFLDISPFRKSIILRVRAKAAAGFDLDSSAILIDEQSKLVQIKMPGPAKILYIDQKIDYYDLQQGTFNSFSAQELSLLNEKARDIILRSLDKTDLLARASERKTDLLKNIEQLLQASGYKMQASEQVPEKIKM; via the coding sequence GTGAGGAATCTACTTTGTGCTCTGCTTTGTATGATTTGTTTGCTCATTGGTTATCAGCTTGGCAAATATCTTCACAGCGATCAGCAACATAAGACACAAGATTCAACGACCATTCTGCACAGCATTAAAGATGTTTTAAAAATAGCTACTGTGGAGGCTGAAATCAGTGAGCTTATTACCCAAAAGAGCTATACTTTCTTAGACATCAGCCCATTCAGAAAATCCATTATCCTTAGAGTTCGCGCGAAAGCAGCGGCAGGGTTTGATTTAGACAGCAGTGCTATACTCATAGACGAACAGAGCAAATTGGTTCAGATCAAAATGCCAGGCCCAGCAAAAATCCTCTACATCGATCAGAAAATCGATTATTACGATCTTCAGCAAGGTACGTTTAACAGTTTTAGTGCTCAGGAATTGAGCTTACTCAATGAAAAGGCCAGGGACATCATCCTGAGGTCATTGGACAAAACGGACCTTCTGGCGAGAGCATCTGAGAGAAAAACTGATCTTTTGAAGAATATTGAGCAATTGTTGCAGGCGTCCGGGTATAAAATGCAAGCTTCAGAGCAAGTTCCGGAAAAGATTAAAATGTAA
- a CDS encoding DUF3108 domain-containing protein yields MTKGVLTYLFLVCLIFANPSNVFANDREPAFIPGEKINYKLYYNWNFVWLSAGEVVFEVKDEGDLYHIEVTGRTYSSYEWFYKVRDKYHTYIDKKTLLPKLYIRDVHQGSYVHYEKVEYDYIRKVMISYTGRSMKEAKPKEIPMEGDCFDMVTTLYHLRNHQLDEFKKSKRIDFNMILDNRIYNLGIKLEKERPKFHIKEKGHFNVLECKGSVVEGQVFKENTQLKVYVGDDHNKLPLMIESPLSVGSVKAILQSEENLKHPFHCKIQRL; encoded by the coding sequence ATGACAAAAGGTGTTTTGACCTATTTATTTTTAGTGTGCCTTATTTTCGCCAATCCTTCAAATGTCTTCGCCAACGATCGGGAACCAGCCTTTATTCCCGGAGAAAAGATCAACTACAAATTGTACTACAACTGGAATTTTGTCTGGTTGTCTGCGGGTGAAGTTGTTTTTGAGGTAAAAGATGAAGGAGATCTTTATCACATTGAAGTAACTGGAAGGACCTATTCTTCTTACGAATGGTTTTACAAAGTGAGAGACAAATACCACACTTACATTGACAAAAAAACCCTGTTGCCCAAACTGTATATCAGGGACGTACATCAAGGCAGTTATGTGCATTACGAAAAAGTGGAGTACGATTACATTCGAAAGGTAATGATATCCTATACGGGTCGAAGCATGAAAGAAGCAAAACCCAAAGAGATACCAATGGAAGGCGATTGTTTTGACATGGTCACCACCCTATATCATCTAAGAAATCACCAGCTGGATGAATTTAAAAAATCGAAAAGAATCGATTTTAATATGATTCTTGACAATCGCATTTACAATCTGGGAATAAAATTGGAGAAGGAAAGACCAAAATTTCACATAAAAGAAAAAGGTCACTTCAATGTGCTGGAGTGTAAGGGCAGTGTTGTGGAAGGGCAAGTATTTAAGGAAAATACTCAACTGAAAGTGTATGTTGGCGATGACCACAACAAACTACCACTTATGATTGAATCTCCACTGTCAGTTGGTTCGGTCAAAGCAATCCTGCAATCAGAAGAAAATCTGAAGCATCCTTTTCATTGTAAGATCCAACGCTTGTGA
- the ruvC gene encoding crossover junction endodeoxyribonuclease RuvC, whose amino-acid sequence MTHLRKERILGIDPGTQILGYGIIEYHPNEVKVLDCSVIKMKDLEDDQTKLKEIFLQVQDIIEAHQTGILSIELPFYGKNPQSMLKLGRAQGVAIAAAIVMGVEIHEFSAKKIKKSVTGNGNASKQQVADMISRLLNYELESKYFDATDALAAAYCYTCQRQLGSTSKSFSGSWKSFLAKNPDRILK is encoded by the coding sequence ATGACTCATTTAAGAAAGGAAAGAATTTTAGGAATCGATCCCGGAACACAAATACTTGGATACGGGATCATCGAATACCATCCGAATGAAGTAAAGGTACTTGATTGCAGTGTCATCAAAATGAAAGACCTAGAAGACGATCAAACCAAACTCAAAGAAATCTTTCTTCAGGTGCAGGATATCATAGAGGCGCATCAAACGGGTATTCTTTCGATCGAATTGCCTTTTTATGGGAAGAATCCCCAATCCATGCTCAAGTTGGGCAGGGCACAGGGTGTTGCCATTGCAGCTGCCATCGTCATGGGGGTTGAGATCCATGAATTTTCTGCTAAAAAAATTAAAAAATCTGTCACTGGGAATGGCAATGCCAGCAAACAACAAGTCGCTGATATGATATCAAGGTTGTTGAATTATGAATTGGAATCAAAATATTTTGATGCCACCGATGCCCTTGCAGCAGCATACTGTTATACCTGTCAGCGCCAATTGGGATCAACTTCAAAAAGTTTTTCAGGATCTTGGAAGAGTTTTCTTGCCAAAAATCCTGACAGAATTCTTAAATGA
- a CDS encoding YceI family protein, with translation MQKLFFICLIGFFSLSLQAQKYFSKNASIRFYSDTPFEKIDAVNSTANTVLDISTGQIEFAVLVKGFQFEKALMEEHFNENYLESTKYPKSTFKGMIETPTSVNWSKPGSYKVNVKGKLSIHGVTKDVSIPSMFIISEDGITGKSKFKVVPGDYGIKIPSVVKDKIAQEIEISVEAKYQAFNP, from the coding sequence ATGCAAAAATTATTTTTTATTTGCCTGATTGGATTTTTTAGCCTCTCCCTTCAAGCGCAAAAATATTTTTCCAAAAATGCGAGCATCCGCTTCTATTCAGACACTCCGTTTGAAAAAATTGATGCCGTTAACAGCACTGCAAATACAGTTTTGGATATCAGCACCGGTCAAATTGAATTTGCTGTTTTGGTGAAGGGGTTTCAGTTTGAAAAAGCGCTGATGGAGGAGCATTTTAATGAGAATTATTTGGAAAGTACCAAATACCCCAAAAGTACCTTTAAAGGCATGATTGAAACTCCCACATCGGTCAATTGGTCAAAACCAGGAAGCTATAAAGTGAATGTAAAGGGGAAATTAAGCATCCACGGAGTGACAAAAGACGTTTCGATTCCCTCGATGTTTATTATTTCTGAAGATGGCATCACAGGCAAATCCAAATTTAAAGTAGTTCCTGGTGATTACGGGATTAAGATTCCCTCTGTTGTTAAAGACAAAATTGCACAGGAAATTGAGATCAGCGTAGAAGCCAAATATCAGGCCTTTAATCCATAG
- a CDS encoding anhydro-N-acetylmuramic acid kinase yields the protein MLSTFLGLMSGSSLDGLDIVACQFAPLKNNKLSFNILCAETLIYKPYWRQLLSRANQMEGAEMEAMDQDYGTFLAESVIEFIHKYKLKPDLIGSHGHTVRHKPQIGISLQIGHGKTICKMTGIPVVNNFRYQDVLMGGQGAPLVPIGDEYLFSEYDFCLNLGGFSNISFSENGVRKACDLSPCNILLNELSAILEMEYDPEGSLAAQGQIIPNLLEKWQSIPYYKLSGPKSLGREWFLESFINDIRDPAHSTYDLLRTATEHISCVISEFLLTHSGTIPKRVLVTGGGTYNHFLIARLKEKTYPNIEWILPDKLLINYKEALIFALLAKLRMENQINVLASVTGATHDHSAGDIWTMD from the coding sequence ATGCTATCTACTTTTCTTGGTCTTATGTCCGGCAGTTCTCTGGATGGTCTTGATATAGTTGCATGTCAGTTTGCGCCATTAAAAAATAATAAATTGTCATTCAATATTTTATGCGCTGAGACTTTAATTTATAAGCCATATTGGAGACAGTTGCTTTCGAGAGCGAATCAAATGGAGGGTGCAGAAATGGAGGCAATGGATCAAGATTATGGTACTTTCCTGGCGGAATCAGTCATTGAATTTATCCATAAATACAAGCTCAAACCTGATTTGATCGGAAGCCATGGACACACAGTCAGACACAAACCTCAGATTGGCATCAGTTTACAGATCGGCCATGGTAAAACCATTTGTAAAATGACAGGAATACCCGTTGTCAATAATTTCAGATACCAGGATGTACTCATGGGTGGGCAAGGTGCCCCATTGGTACCCATCGGTGATGAATACTTATTTTCAGAATACGATTTTTGTTTAAATCTGGGGGGTTTTTCCAATATCAGCTTTTCTGAAAATGGAGTCAGAAAGGCCTGTGATTTGAGTCCCTGCAATATATTGTTAAATGAATTGTCCGCTATACTTGAAATGGAATATGATCCGGAAGGTAGCTTGGCAGCACAAGGTCAAATTATCCCAAATCTTTTGGAGAAATGGCAATCGATTCCATATTACAAGCTTTCTGGCCCAAAGAGTTTAGGACGCGAGTGGTTCCTGGAGAGTTTTATCAACGATATTAGAGATCCTGCCCATTCCACCTATGACCTGCTTAGAACTGCAACCGAACACATTTCGTGTGTTATTTCTGAATTTCTCTTGACTCACTCCGGTACAATTCCCAAACGAGTTTTGGTGACAGGAGGAGGTACTTACAATCATTTTCTAATAGCAAGGCTGAAGGAAAAAACCTACCCGAATATCGAATGGATACTACCGGACAAATTGCTCATCAATTACAAAGAGGCCCTGATATTTGCACTTTTGGCCAAACTGAGAATGGAAAATCAAATCAATGTACTAGCCTCAGTTACCGGAGCAACACATGATCATTCGGCAGGAGATATTTGGACTATGGATTAA
- a CDS encoding acetyl-CoA C-acyltransferase has protein sequence MKRQSFVIDGIRTAIGSFGGSLSTVRTDDLAAKAIFELVKRHPEIDPAVIDDVILGCANQAGEDNRNVARMALLLAGLPHRVPGETVNRLCASGMSAVVHAYRAIAAAEGDIFLAGGVESMTRGPWIISKTSTAFGRDAQMYDSSFGWRFINPKMRSTFGCDSMGQTAENLAADYQISREDQDLFAFWSQKKYKLAEEQGYYAAEIFPVEISKGKETIHFAYDEFTKPNTELGKLSSLKPAFQSAGSVTAGNSSGLNDGSACLLIASEAAVQQYDLSPLTRIVASAVTGVEPRIMGIGPVEASKLALHRAGLKLEDMDLIEINEAFAAQVLACTRSFGLEDKDPRINPNGGAIALGHPLGMTGARLILTASRQLHCQNGQYALCTMCIGVGQGYAVILERV, from the coding sequence ATGAAAAGACAAAGTTTTGTCATTGATGGAATAAGAACTGCCATCGGAAGTTTTGGTGGAAGTCTGTCAACTGTAAGAACAGACGACTTGGCTGCAAAAGCCATTTTCGAATTGGTTAAAAGACATCCGGAAATAGACCCTGCAGTAATCGATGATGTGATCCTGGGTTGTGCAAACCAGGCAGGAGAAGACAATCGAAATGTTGCAAGAATGGCCTTACTTTTAGCGGGATTGCCACACAGGGTACCCGGAGAGACGGTCAACAGATTATGTGCTTCCGGCATGTCTGCGGTAGTCCACGCCTACCGCGCCATCGCTGCAGCTGAAGGCGATATTTTTCTGGCAGGAGGTGTAGAAAGTATGACCCGCGGGCCATGGATCATTTCAAAAACTTCCACCGCATTTGGTCGCGATGCCCAAATGTATGACAGTTCATTTGGATGGAGATTTATCAATCCGAAAATGCGATCCACATTTGGCTGTGACAGCATGGGACAGACCGCAGAAAACCTCGCAGCAGATTATCAAATTTCAAGGGAAGACCAGGATTTGTTTGCGTTTTGGTCTCAAAAAAAATACAAACTCGCGGAAGAACAAGGATACTATGCAGCTGAGATTTTTCCTGTGGAGATTTCAAAAGGAAAGGAAACCATCCACTTTGCTTATGACGAATTTACAAAACCCAATACGGAGCTTGGCAAACTCTCCTCACTCAAACCAGCTTTTCAATCTGCAGGAAGTGTTACTGCCGGAAACTCTTCAGGACTGAATGATGGATCTGCCTGTCTTTTGATTGCCTCAGAGGCAGCGGTCCAACAATATGACTTAAGTCCTCTCACGCGGATCGTGGCTTCTGCTGTTACCGGTGTTGAACCACGCATTATGGGCATTGGACCAGTCGAAGCGTCAAAACTGGCGCTCCACAGAGCTGGTTTAAAATTGGAGGACATGGACCTGATTGAAATCAACGAGGCCTTTGCCGCTCAGGTTTTAGCCTGTACACGTAGTTTTGGACTGGAAGACAAAGACCCCAGAATTAATCCCAATGGAGGTGCCATCGCTTTGGGTCATCCTTTGGGTATGACCGGAGCCCGATTGATTTTAACAGCCTCAAGACAATTGCATTGTCAGAATGGACAATACGCTTTGTGCACCATGTGTATTGGTGTAGGTCAAGGATATGCAGTGATTTTGGAAAGGGTATAA
- a CDS encoding hotdog fold thioesterase — protein sequence MIEPGIHDKVLDKMYNKDGFSQWLGIEKLEISEGHCILRMTVREEMLNGFEVAHGGITYSLADSAFAFACNSYNKLSVSIETSISHNKAVRKGDVLVAEAALITQSNKIGTFQVIVKNQDNDIVAVFKGCCYRTDKIIVE from the coding sequence ATGATCGAACCTGGAATTCACGATAAAGTGCTGGATAAAATGTACAACAAAGATGGTTTCAGTCAATGGTTGGGAATTGAAAAACTGGAAATCTCTGAAGGGCATTGCATCCTGAGAATGACCGTGAGAGAAGAAATGCTGAATGGATTTGAAGTAGCACATGGAGGAATAACTTATTCTTTGGCCGATAGTGCCTTTGCATTTGCCTGCAACAGCTACAACAAACTGAGTGTCTCCATTGAGACCTCCATTTCTCACAACAAGGCTGTTCGCAAAGGGGATGTTTTGGTTGCCGAGGCGGCCCTCATCACCCAATCCAATAAAATTGGCACTTTTCAGGTGATCGTAAAAAATCAGGACAATGATATTGTTGCGGTTTTTAAAGGATGCTGTTACCGAACCGATAAAATAATCGTAGAATGA
- a CDS encoding 3-hydroxybutyryl-CoA dehydrogenase produces the protein MHKIAVIGLGTMGSGIAQVAAMSGFEVLVFDSHTPMMERCKSDLKKFLETQILKSKMTSEEGQNILSRFHWCSQLDQIFQAELVIEAVREDADIKKELFHQISKVVSDQCIIATNTSSISITSLATSVSLPGRFIGVHFFNPAPLMPLVEIIPALQTEAQTISRTISIVQKFGKLGITAKDTPGFLVNRIARPYYGEAIRILEEGIADISTIDWAMTQMGGFKMGPFTLMDFIGHDVNYQVTEIVFKAFYFDARYKPSFTQKRLVEAGFLGRKSGRGFYDYSGGFVAPEPVKNAEIGQMILNRILAMLINEAAEALYYNIASKEDIDLAMTKGVNYPKGLLKWADDLGISTLVNQLDSLFEQYREDRYRCSLLLRKMAASNQKFF, from the coding sequence ATGCATAAGATAGCAGTAATTGGATTGGGGACCATGGGAAGTGGAATAGCACAAGTGGCTGCCATGTCTGGCTTCGAAGTACTGGTATTTGACAGTCACACTCCGATGATGGAGCGTTGCAAATCCGATCTGAAAAAATTTCTCGAAACCCAAATTTTAAAATCAAAAATGACTTCGGAAGAAGGTCAAAATATTTTGTCCAGATTCCATTGGTGTTCTCAACTTGACCAGATTTTTCAAGCTGAGCTCGTCATCGAAGCGGTGCGAGAAGATGCTGATATTAAGAAAGAGCTTTTCCATCAAATCAGTAAAGTTGTATCTGATCAATGCATTATCGCGACCAATACATCTTCCATTTCCATTACCTCACTGGCCACCAGTGTTTCACTGCCTGGAAGATTCATTGGTGTTCATTTTTTTAATCCTGCCCCACTGATGCCATTGGTAGAAATTATTCCTGCCCTTCAAACCGAAGCTCAAACTATTTCGCGGACAATTTCAATCGTTCAGAAATTTGGAAAATTAGGCATCACCGCAAAGGACACGCCTGGTTTTCTTGTCAACCGAATTGCAAGACCTTATTATGGAGAAGCCATTCGAATTCTGGAGGAAGGAATTGCCGACATCAGCACGATTGATTGGGCCATGACGCAAATGGGAGGATTTAAAATGGGTCCATTTACCCTGATGGATTTTATTGGCCATGATGTCAATTATCAGGTGACCGAAATTGTATTTAAGGCATTTTATTTTGATGCGAGATACAAACCTTCATTTACCCAAAAAAGATTGGTGGAAGCCGGCTTTCTTGGACGAAAAAGCGGAAGGGGATTTTATGATTATTCCGGTGGTTTTGTTGCTCCAGAACCCGTTAAAAATGCAGAAATTGGTCAAATGATTTTAAATAGAATTCTGGCCATGCTCATCAACGAAGCGGCTGAAGCATTGTACTACAACATAGCTTCTAAGGAAGACATCGATCTGGCTATGACCAAGGGAGTCAATTATCCGAAAGGACTTCTCAAATGGGCAGATGATCTTGGTATTTCCACCTTGGTTAATCAACTGGATTCACTATTTGAACAGTATCGGGAAGACCGCTATCGATGCTCATTGCTACTCAGAAAAATGGCTGCATCCAATCAAAAATTTTTTTAA
- the paaJ gene encoding phenylacetate-CoA oxygenase subunit PaaJ: MMTEASSISPRIEKAYLVLQNVFDPEIPVLSVLDLGIIRSVSENAGILELDISPTYSGCPAMRVIEMSVRLALEEAGLSPIKINTVIHPPWTTDWMTEEGKEKLRSYGIAPPVNMKRIKGMMDDSKMVCCPRCGSKSTVCVSEFGSTACKAFYKCNDCLEPFDYFKCH, from the coding sequence ATGATGACAGAAGCAAGCAGCATCTCTCCTCGAATAGAAAAGGCCTATCTGGTCTTACAAAATGTATTTGATCCTGAAATTCCGGTATTATCCGTGCTGGATTTGGGGATCATACGATCTGTTTCTGAAAATGCAGGAATTTTGGAATTGGATATCAGCCCTACTTATTCCGGATGTCCAGCAATGAGGGTCATCGAAATGTCTGTACGTCTTGCATTGGAGGAAGCGGGATTATCCCCAATCAAAATAAATACAGTTATTCATCCACCCTGGACCACAGATTGGATGACAGAGGAAGGAAAAGAAAAATTGCGGTCCTATGGGATTGCCCCACCCGTCAACATGAAAAGAATCAAAGGCATGATGGATGATTCTAAAATGGTGTGTTGCCCGCGTTGTGGGTCCAAATCTACCGTATGTGTTTCAGAATTTGGTTCCACTGCTTGTAAGGCATTTTATAAATGCAATGATTGTTTAGAACCCTTTGATTATTTTAAATGCCATTGA
- the paaC gene encoding phenylacetate-CoA oxygenase subunit PaaC: protein MSNGNPLLDFILIHADNSLILSQRLSEWCGHGPVLEQDMAMTNIALDHIGRARLLYQYASELDSAHRSEDVFAFMRDEMEYKNVLLAEYPNTDFAFTVMRQFLIDSFYIEFFEKMNRSADTQLAHIADKSLKETQYHYKWSRDWVIRLGDGTELSQQKIQTALDRLWEFQAEITEPSDAERTMMHQNIAPDYDIIKSSRQQRNSSTFAEARLNIPSNPWQQAGGKKGYHTEHFGFLLAEMQYMQRAYPGLEW, encoded by the coding sequence ATGAGCAATGGCAATCCACTTTTGGACTTCATCCTGATTCACGCTGATAATTCTTTGATCTTATCTCAAAGACTGAGTGAATGGTGTGGCCATGGTCCTGTTTTAGAGCAAGACATGGCAATGACCAATATCGCTCTGGATCATATCGGTCGTGCCAGATTGTTGTATCAATACGCATCTGAGTTGGATTCAGCACACAGGTCAGAAGATGTGTTTGCATTTATGCGGGATGAAATGGAATATAAAAATGTGCTGCTCGCGGAATATCCCAATACAGACTTTGCATTTACAGTGATGAGACAGTTCTTGATTGACTCGTTTTATATTGAATTTTTTGAAAAAATGAATCGCTCTGCAGATACCCAATTGGCACACATTGCTGACAAATCATTAAAAGAAACCCAATATCATTACAAGTGGAGCAGGGATTGGGTCATTCGCCTTGGTGATGGAACGGAACTAAGTCAACAAAAGATTCAAACCGCTTTGGACCGCCTTTGGGAATTTCAAGCTGAAATCACAGAACCATCAGATGCTGAAAGAACCATGATGCATCAAAATATTGCTCCGGATTATGACATTATAAAGTCCTCAAGACAACAAAGAAATTCTTCCACCTTTGCTGAGGCTCGCTTAAACATTCCTTCCAACCCATGGCAACAAGCCGGAGGAAAAAAAGGATATCACACTGAACACTTTGGTTTTCTGCTGGCGGAAATGCAGTACATGCAGCGGGCTTATCCAGGTTTGGAATGGTAA
- the paaB gene encoding 1,2-phenylacetyl-CoA epoxidase subunit B translates to MKNWPLFEIFIRSKNGLDHRHVGSLHAADAQMAIENARDVYTRRMEGISIWVVESKNIVASDPGEAEAMFEPAMDKIYRHPTFYDLPEELKHM, encoded by the coding sequence ATGAAAAACTGGCCTTTATTTGAAATTTTTATTCGCAGTAAAAATGGATTGGACCATCGGCATGTAGGCAGCCTTCATGCAGCTGACGCGCAAATGGCCATTGAAAATGCAAGGGATGTTTATACCCGAAGAATGGAAGGAATAAGCATTTGGGTAGTAGAATCCAAAAACATCGTCGCATCTGATCCCGGAGAAGCGGAAGCAATGTTCGAACCCGCCATGGATAAAATTTATAGGCATCCTACTTTTTATGATCTTCCTGAGGAATTAAAACACATGTAA
- the paaA gene encoding 1,2-phenylacetyl-CoA epoxidase subunit A, producing MTIEQLEQKFQEKIDAEEKIEAKDWMPADYRKTLIRQISQHAHSEVVGMLPEGNWVTRAPNLKRKAILLAKIQDEAGHGLYLYSAAETLGVERNDLIEDLNAGRAKYSSIFNYPALTWADMGAIGWLVDGAAIMNQVALCRTSYGPYARAMVRICKEESFHQRQGYDILLTLSKGNDAQKRMCQDAINRWWWPSLMMFGPSDANSTHSAQSLKWKIKRVSNDELRQRFVDMTVPQCDILGMKLPDDKLVWNSERGHYDFGEIDWVEFNNVLRGNGPCNKERLADRLNAHLEGAWVREAAMVHAEKRNRKTA from the coding sequence ATGACCATAGAACAATTAGAGCAAAAATTTCAAGAAAAAATTGATGCGGAAGAAAAAATTGAAGCCAAGGATTGGATGCCTGCGGATTATAGAAAAACCCTGATCCGTCAAATTTCGCAACACGCTCATTCAGAAGTGGTAGGTATGTTGCCTGAAGGAAATTGGGTAACCAGAGCGCCCAATCTCAAAAGGAAAGCCATTTTATTGGCCAAAATTCAGGACGAAGCCGGACATGGACTTTACCTTTACAGCGCTGCAGAAACTCTGGGCGTCGAACGAAACGATCTGATTGAAGATCTAAACGCCGGCAGAGCCAAATACTCCAGTATTTTTAATTATCCTGCCCTGACTTGGGCAGATATGGGCGCCATTGGCTGGCTGGTGGACGGAGCGGCCATTATGAATCAGGTAGCTCTTTGCAGAACTTCCTATGGACCTTATGCCCGGGCAATGGTAAGAATTTGTAAAGAAGAGAGTTTTCACCAAAGGCAGGGCTATGATATTCTCTTGACCCTGAGCAAAGGCAACGATGCTCAAAAAAGAATGTGTCAGGATGCCATCAATCGCTGGTGGTGGCCTTCTCTCATGATGTTTGGACCTTCTGATGCCAATTCTACGCATTCTGCACAATCATTAAAATGGAAAATCAAAAGAGTAAGCAACGACGAACTCAGACAACGATTTGTGGATATGACGGTGCCGCAATGTGATATATTGGGGATGAAGCTACCGGATGACAAATTGGTTTGGAATTCCGAGCGGGGTCATTATGATTTTGGAGAAATTGACTGGGTTGAATTTAACAATGTGCTCAGAGGAAATGGCCCTTGCAACAAGGAGAGATTGGCTGATCGATTGAATGCACACCTTGAAGGAGCGTGGGTAAGAGAGGCCGCCATGGTTCATGCTGAAAAAAGAAATCGAAAAACCGCATAA
- a CDS encoding 2Fe-2S iron-sulfur cluster binding domain-containing protein — MQHSYSVIVKEVRRETPDCVSVAFDIPNELKEIFAYKPGQYINLIKNLHGQEIHRSYSLCSSPMDSEWRVAIKLLPGGAFSSYANNDLCAGEIIELMPPNGKFTTDVSQNINYLFIAAGSGITPCLSLIKSILLSSASSVRLIYGSKSTDQIIFLEQLQSLKNQYIDRLALYFVLSQEIMEEELFHGRISSDKLSEFNGKIYSPDSIDEVFICGPEQMIFDTRDALISQGFEESKIKFELFGTFGLPAPKVEAIKGAGERVQVRLKADGRTIHFDMSKGIDNILDAALKNNARLPYACKGGVCCTCKAKLIKGEVQLLRNYGLEPDEIENGYILTCQAIPKTDAIQVDFDQ, encoded by the coding sequence ATGCAGCACAGTTATTCTGTCATTGTCAAAGAAGTGAGGAGGGAAACACCTGACTGTGTCTCAGTTGCATTTGATATCCCCAATGAACTCAAAGAAATTTTTGCCTACAAACCAGGGCAGTACATCAACCTGATTAAAAACTTACATGGTCAGGAAATTCACAGATCCTACTCTCTTTGTTCAAGCCCAATGGATTCAGAATGGAGGGTTGCCATCAAGTTGCTCCCTGGAGGAGCGTTTTCAAGCTATGCAAACAATGATTTGTGCGCTGGTGAGATTATAGAACTAATGCCTCCCAATGGCAAATTTACCACCGATGTATCCCAAAATATCAATTACCTCTTTATTGCCGCGGGCAGTGGAATTACACCCTGTCTTTCTTTGATTAAGAGCATACTTTTGTCATCTGCATCCAGCGTGCGTTTAATTTATGGCAGCAAATCAACGGATCAGATTATTTTTCTAGAACAACTTCAATCCCTTAAAAACCAATACATAGACAGACTGGCTTTGTATTTTGTGTTAAGCCAGGAAATCATGGAAGAAGAATTATTTCACGGAAGAATTTCGTCTGACAAATTGAGTGAGTTCAATGGAAAAATCTATTCACCGGATTCCATCGACGAAGTTTTTATTTGCGGTCCCGAACAAATGATTTTCGATACCCGGGATGCACTTATTTCACAGGGTTTTGAAGAATCCAAAATCAAATTTGAATTATTTGGTACTTTTGGATTGCCTGCACCCAAGGTCGAAGCAATAAAAGGTGCGGGAGAAAGAGTTCAGGTCCGACTCAAGGCAGATGGCAGAACCATCCACTTTGACATGAGCAAGGGCATTGACAATATCCTGGATGCCGCGCTCAAAAACAACGCACGTCTGCCTTACGCCTGCAAGGGAGGTGTTTGCTGTACCTGCAAGGCCAAACTAATTAAAGGTGAGGTACAATTGTTGAGAAATTATGGATTAGAACCAGATGAAATTGAAAATGGATACATTCTCACCTGCCAGGCCATTCCAAAAACCGATGCCATTCAGGTGGATTTTGATCAATAA
- a CDS encoding carboxypeptidase-like regulatory domain-containing protein — protein sequence MKKLMIFASLLMMSVLVNAQLSDASKPEIFRGVIYDLKTSQPINGAEIKIQALTGEWVTLTDESGYFLLSGISKTPFNLIVSMTGYEEKTLVQVNRVEDVEYYIGLEPKGVKHQSSGY from the coding sequence ATGAAGAAGCTGATGATTTTTGCGAGCCTTTTAATGATGAGTGTATTGGTCAATGCTCAATTGAGCGATGCCTCCAAACCTGAAATTTTCAGGGGAGTCATTTATGATTTGAAAACCTCTCAACCTATCAACGGGGCTGAAATCAAAATTCAGGCTCTCACAGGTGAATGGGTAACATTGACCGATGAGTCCGGTTATTTTCTACTTTCCGGAATTTCCAAAACTCCTTTCAATCTGATTGTTTCTATGACAGGTTATGAAGAAAAAACACTTGTCCAGGTCAACAGGGTGGAAGATGTTGAATACTATATTGGCCTTGAACCAAAGGGAGTTAAACACCAGAGTTCAGGTTATTGA